A part of Miscanthus floridulus cultivar M001 chromosome 6, ASM1932011v1, whole genome shotgun sequence genomic DNA contains:
- the LOC136459071 gene encoding uncharacterized protein, with product MATTLSLSSPLFLGAPARARNEISYGVASASISPSTVNVLGKGYMSRVRDRKQQRRMAIVSVLGRKKSTAKETVVPDPDYRLPIAILGIASGFAYADNLLAAAPVGLLGLLLLFQTTRVRFVFDNEALEVKVGDQLQESGENVFVGGKNRWKYSTFVNWELWWPQFPILVYFKETQTKPEGQVHFFPVIFNGRQLYDVMVERAGPSKTSGPK from the exons ATGGCGACCACTCTTTCGTTATCCTCTCCCCTCTTCCTCGGAGCTCCGGCCAGAG CTAGAAATGAGATTTCGTATGGAGTGGCTTCGGCTAGTATATCACCGAGCACTGTAAATGTGCTAGGCAAGGGCTACATGAGTAGGGTTCGTGACCGGAAGCAACAGCGACGAATGGCAATAGTATCTGTG CTTGGAAGGAAGAAGTCAACGGCCAAAGAAACAGTTGTCCCGGACCCCGACTATAGGTTACCAATTGCTATACTTG GGATTGCTAGTGGTTTTGCATATGCAGACAATCTTCTAGCTGCTGCACCTGTAGGACTGCTGGGGCTTCTTCTTTTGTTCCAG ACTACAAGAGTGAGGTTCGTCTTTGATAATGAGGCCCTG GAGGTGAAAGTTGGAGACCAGCTGCAGGAGTCAGGTGAAAATGTATTTGTCGGAGGCAAGAACCGATGGAA GTATTCAACGTTTGTAAATTGGGAACTATGGTGGCCACAATTCCCTATCTTGGTTTACTTCAAGGAGACGCAAACAAAGCCCGAAGGACAAGTCCACTTCTTCCCTGTGATATTC AATGGTCGACAATTATACGATGTCATGGTGGAGCGTGCTGGACCCTCGAAGACGAGCGGCCCTAAATAG